In Apodemus sylvaticus chromosome 7, mApoSyl1.1, whole genome shotgun sequence, the sequence TCCCCAGCCCTAGAGAAATCTTTTGAAAACCCTTTTTTCCTGGAGATATGGCCCAGTAGTAAAGTGCTTTCTAGGTACGTACAAGAATTCAGATCCCCAATAACCCTGTGAAAAGCAGGTGGTGTGATGCTCTGCCTGTGATCCCACTGcgcgggaggcagagacatggaCCCTAGAGCAAGCCAGTTAGTACCTAAGGCAGAGAGTGAACAGGGAAGACTCAGGATCTCAGGCCTCACGCCAAccttagacacacacactcacactcacacacacacacattcaaacacacacacacatactccaacaccCATGTAAGCGTGTAGTACACATgccatgtatgtgtacatatataagaaaaaaaaagaactatctACGATCAAACACAcagactaaaacaaaacaaaactgcgtCTCACTATGCAGCCACAGCCCTTGGCcggcctggaactctatgtagaccagagtAGCTTcaaatttagagatctgcctgcctctgtgtctgccttttgagtgctgggattaaagacatgcaccactattCCTGACTAATATTTTGTTCACTATTTTGAGCAAATAGTTCAGAGGCATTACATTCACTCTTCAGGTGGTCCATCTCCACCACCCTTCTTCGGAAGTCTTAAAAACGTATAAAGCTCAACCCGAATCCATTAAATTCTGGCTCCCATTTTTCCTCTTTGGGCCCTGGGCAGTCCCCACTCTACCTTCTGGCTCTGGTTTTGGCTTTTCCAGGTGCCATGTGGGGGACAGGGGTAGTCAGTCGCTGGCTTCTTGTGTCTATTACacgtgattttatttatttatcttagcctgagacagagtcttatgaAGCAGAACCATACCAGGACCCTTTCTACAGGGCAAGGCTGGTTCCCTCCAAGCCTCTGGAAGCTGCAGGCTGGAGGGCCCTCTCTTGATGTGCACCCTCCCCACTTACAGCCCAATGCCAGAATGCTCTGGGGCATTTAGCTACACTTTGGAATCTGGGTTGGGATGCTTCCTAAAGACCCCAAATGTGAGTTCTAAAAATATCTGCCatcctccctgcctgtctctcaCAGGTCAGTGACATCAAATTCCAGGCCCCCAGTGGGGAAGAAAAGGAATCCTGGATCAAAGCTCTCAACGAAGGGATCAGCCGAGGCAAGAACAAGGCTTTTGATGAGGTATGGGGTGTGGTCCTCTGGATGGTCCTTCGTTTCTGACCCAGCAGTCGAGGAGAAGACTGTACCCACCTCTCTCCAAACTACCCCTCAGTTCTGTCATCGATCCAAACATAGGGACATACTTCATTTAATCTCCTGAACGACCTTCAAAGTGGGTGCTAGTGTCTGGTTTCTACCAGTGAAACCGAGGCATGAGTAAATGAagtgaagtttgtttgtttggttggttggttggttggttttggggttttttgttgttttgttttgttttgagatggcctcactatgtagcccctgAAAAGCTAAGACAGAAAGAAGGCCATCTTGTACATTCTGGCTTGGATCTCACTGGCCTGGATTTCACTATGTAGtgaaagatgaccttgaacttctaactctcctgcctccatccatTTCAcaaatgctagaattacaagCCTGCGCCGCCAAGCCTGGTTTTATGAGGTGCTATAGATTGAAGCAGGACTTCCTGCCTGCTAGACAAGCACTGTCCCAGCTGAGCCACATTCCCATCCTTTaagtaatttgttttaaattaaaaagcacATGGGCTGGGAGCGGAACTGTGGTAGAGCCTCTGCGCAGGGGCTCGGGCTCGGTCACCCACACTGAAGGGGAGCAGAAAGCACATAGACCATCCCTGGCCACACTGTCTACCCTTCCAGAACAGCCTCAGTGGGTAAACAGCGGTAGTGTGGCAAACTTCCAGCTGGGGATGAGCTTAGTGCCCATGAgggcctttttaatttttttattttttgagacagggtttctctgtgtagccctgacagtcctggaactcactctgtagaccaggctagccttgtactcagagatccacctgcttctgccccctgagtgctggggttaaaggcgtgggccaccactatCCAGCCCGTGAGCTCCTTCTTCACTTGGCTTTACAAAGCCTGAGCCATTCAGGGTTTCCCTGACTGTCTGCAATGACCTTCCATCCCTAAGGCTCCTGTGCTGTAGTGGTAACTATGGAAACACTGACTTAAAAGGTAAGGcttacagcctggtctacagagtgagttccaggacagccgccagggctatacagagaaaccctgtcttgaaaaaatcaaatccaaaaaaccaacccccccccccaaaaaaaagtgaGGCTTAGAGTGAGTGGGTAGGTTATCCTGTGGGGCTAGGGTCTTCTAGGAAGGATCTGCCTTAGACATCACGTGTCCATAGCTGTTTGGGTTACAGTGTATTTTAAGGACAACTTGGATGACAGGAGATGAGAATTGAGCAGAGCCTGTGAGTCCTGTGCTCACCCAAGTCACTGAATCATGGTCAGACTTTCACCTTATGGGAAAAGTTCCTATGTGGAAGAAGAAATGGTGCTCCACGTCACGGATGCTAGAAAGGCCACAGAAGCCATGGCCTCAGAGGCAGTTTTGGCTGGTTCTTCTGCTCCTCAGCGGATCACAGGGACAGGCAGTTCCAGAGTTCAAAGACCAGCTCTCCCATGTGTTGAGACCACCTTTCCTGACTATGAACAGATGCTATCCTCCACAGAGTCAGGCCCAGCCACAGCGGCCCTGCCCTTTCCTGGCCTGGGCATGGCCTTGGGAGAGTAAGAGAGGCCAGGGCAAGACCTAATGTACACTAGGTACCAGAGGATCACGGTCTGGCATCTCctcctgctccactgctccagctGAGCCCCAAACAGCCTCAGGGCTGCTCATGTTTGGGCAGGAGGGCTGAGCTGAAGAGAATAGCTGTGGAGGACAAGGACACTTCATACCCAGTAGAAGGAGCACCTATGACAGTGTagacagagaacagagggagCACCTATAACAGTGTagacagagaacagagggagCACCTATAACAGTGTAGACAGAATAGAGGGAGTACCCATGATagtgggcagggagagagagagagaacagagggagcACCTATAACAGTGTAGACAGAGAACAGAGGGAACACCTATGACAGTGTAGACAGAATAGAGGGAGCACCTGTGACAGTGCAGACAGAACAGAGGGAGCACCCATGATagtgggcagggagagagagaacagagggagcACCTATAACAGTAtagacagagagcagagggagcacCTGTGACAGTGCAGACAGAACAGAGGAGTACCCATGACAGTGCAGACAGAACAGGGAGCACCTATGACAGTATAAACAGGGAGGAGAGGTCCCAGTACAGAGGAACGTGGAGGGGGGTGCTGACCCTGCTGAATGTGAGGGGCCGACCTTGACTCGGAGTCTGCCTGGGCACAGTGGGTGTTTCCTACTCTTCCTAGATCTGGCAGGGActcacctgcttctacctccttccCAGGTAAAAGTAGATAAGACCTGTGCCCTAGAGCATGTGACACGGAACCGGGTGCGTGGGGGCCAGCGTCGACGGCCACCAACAAGAATTCATTTAAAGGAGGTAAGGCCTTCCTTCTGCCTTAGTAATGGGAAGTCAGCTAAGCCTGGTATTCCAGGCCCTAAGGGTGGCCATCAACATTCGGGGCTAGCCTGGAGTTGAGGCTTGCTAAGTGGGATGTGTAGAGGAAGGACAATAAAGATGTCTAGGCCCTTTTTCTACAAATGAAAAAGGTGGTTCACACGGGCACCTTGAACAGCAGAGAAACAGGCTTGGGAGGGTAGTGCCTGTGACTTAGAGATCAGCTTCCAACAGGCAAATGGTCCTGTTCCTCCTAGTTAGCTGTCATTAGTTTGGTAGTAGAACAAGTCCAGGGCACGAGGGACCATGGCGGAGTAACTGGGTCTTAAGCTGACACTAGCTTAAAACCCAACAGCGCCGGTTTCAGCCGACAAGTGGGAGTGAGAGGGACTCTTGCTGGGGGAATTGGTGTGAGCCGAGGCACCAGGCATAATAAGAGCTTAGGTGTGCGAGGGGCTCAAGTGGTGTGTGGATTAGGCTGGGAAGAAGTAGGAGAAATTATGGCGCCTACGATGCAGGGTTAGGGATGTGTTTGAAGAAATGTTTCAGGGATCAACCCAAGATCTTAGTAAGGTGGATTTGGGTTGAAATGAAGGAAGAGGGGGTCCCAGACTCTGCCAGCGGTTGACAGGGAAGAGAACTGGATGGTGATGCACAGTAGGAAGCGAAAGGCCTcacagggcttcatgcatgcagGCAGTGTGGGAGAAGGTATGAGGGGGACAAGGGGTAAAGAGTGGGCGGTCACACTTGCAGCATATTTTCAAATCACGGTTGTCACGGGGTATAGAGCCTCAGGGACCCCCTAAGTAGGAACCATTGACAGGAAGAACACTGGGTGGTTTGAAGGTTTGTTCTTGATATTAGACAGCCTGTTCTTATCTGTCAGCTGAGAGAGGAGTTCCAGAGAGATAACTGAGAAAGGGTTCTCCGGGTGGAGGAGGTGGGGTAggttgaagaccagccttggaAAAGAGACACTCTGTGGGGAGTTAGGGGAGGGACCTGCCTCAGTAACTGTTCTAGATGTTGGGTGAACATAAAAGGGTGTGAAGGTCCCAGCCAGGACTCCACCCACCCCGTCCCCATAACCATCTGAGGCTCCCTGGGAAGGTCCCCATACTGTGAGGAAGATCCAAGAATCAGGCAAAGTCAAGGGGAAAGGCGGGTCAGAGTCTTTAGGCAAGCAGTAGGTGAAGTAGCAATATGGGGGAACCTATAATTGACCCAGTGGCCATCCAAGATGACATCTGGATACTACCCCACCCCAGGTAGCCAGTGCAGCTTCTGATGGGCTCTCACGGCTGGACCTCGATGTCCCCGACAGTGGACCACCAGTGTTTGCTCCTCTCAGTGATATCAGTGAAGACCAGCCCCAGGAGCCACCTCGGGCTCTCATGCCTCCCGTCAAGCCTTCCCCAGTACCAGAGGCCTCTGGAGCTGAGGACAGCAAGGAGACGACGTCTGCAGGAGAGAGAGCCCTAACCCCTGACTCAGCAAGCTCTGAGGCCGATCCTGAGAACCAAGAGGATGCAGAGACCCCAGCGAAGGAGGACAGTGACTTTAAGAGGCTCCCCAACAGCACCTTGTCTGAGAAACTGAAGGTGAGCTGGGAGAACCCCAGCCCAGAGGAGCCTCCTGCTCCCGAGAGTGCACAGTTGTCCCCTTCGGAGACTCCAGAGGCTGCCCCCAGGGAGAGCAAAAAGCCCCCTGCACCCCCTCCCAAGATCCTGTCAGAGAAGATGAAGGCCTGTATGAGCGGGGTGGATGCTTCTGGTCCATCCCAGAGTTCTGAGGCCCCTGAGGCCGCTTCCCCAGACCCAACACAGGTGTCTGTGAATGGCGTGGAGGATGATCCTGAGTCTGCCATACAGGCCACCGGCATCCCTGGACCTGCCCCAGAGGATGCGGCAGCATCCCCGGCACCGCCCCGCTGGGACTTGCCATCCCAGTTTCATCCTCGCTCCTCTTCCCTTGGGGACCTACTCAGAGACAGCCCTCAGCATCCACGACTGCCCAAGGAAAAGTTGTATCGGGCCCAGCTGGAAGTCAAGGTGGCTTCAAAACAGACAGAGAAATTGTTGAACCAGGTGCTGGGCAGCGAACCGCCACCGGTGTGTGCCGAGTCCTTGCTCAGCCAAGCCGTAGAGCAACTAAGGCAGGCCACCCAGGTCCTGCAGGAAATGAGGGATCTGGGAGAGCTGAACCAAGACACCCCTGGGCTAGTGCAGAAACGGAAGGAGCTGGTGACCCTCTACAGGAGAAGTGCACCCTAGGCCTGTCAAGGCCCAGGCACAAACTCACCTACTGCCCAAGGACCCGCATCTGTCACTACCCAACTTTGCTAAGAAATGAGCTACAGCTCAGGCTGTAGACGCACCACTGGGTACATCAAGTCTGGCCGGGACTTGAGGCTCCCGATGTCCTTTCTACTCCACTCTGGCCTGGGGCTACCTGTCTGGCTCCCTGTTCTGGCCTCTTGTCTAAGTTCTGGGCTTGGGATGCGGAGTCCTGTGGTCTGTGTGGTTGGTGAAGACTGCCCCAGGGCTTTGGCACCATGCTTGGAGTTTCCAGGATGGCACCATCTCTATTCTCACCCCCAACAGTTTACATTCCTGACTTCCGGGTAGAGCACAGCTCAGCTGCCTGAGGCTCCCATCTTTGGTCTTCAGGCAGATTCCCACCAAACACACCCACTTATCTATAGGTAGGTGTAGGGGCCTTGGGTCCAGGCTGTAGTGAAATGTGACATCTATCAGCTGAGTGAAATGTGGCCTTTAGCTGCAGCCTGAAGTAGGGTAAGGGTCTGGGTGAAGGAGCTATTTACTCTGTTGGTTGCCCTCTCTGCAAACTGAGGGTCTTCTCCGCAGCATCTCTACCCCTTTGGAGAGCTGTGATTGGATGCTCAGATCTAAAGAGAACCCAGGCTTCCTGGTACAGTCCCAGCTCCTGGGCCAGCTTCTGTCCAGCCTTGCATATTCCTAAAGATGAGAACCCTAGAGTGGTCTGTGTTAACATCTGAAAAACTTGTATGAAATCATCATTAATCAACCTCTAgaggccccgcccccaccccagccttctGTGCCTCCCAGATGGGATTTATCTGAGTCTCTGTGGGTCTTCCTCAGCTGGAGCAGCTCTGACATCCTCCCCTTTCCTTCACATGCTGGAGTCTGTGACTACAATCCACCTATCAGGCCCCTGGTGGGCTGCCCCTCCCTTACTTAGTgagaggagtgttttctctcctccctttgcctcctcccttccctgtcGCTTCTGGCTCTCGGAGCTGCCCTTGCGTCTCCAGCACACTGCAGCAGCCCGCAGGACTGAGTCTGGAAGCTCGCTGGGGGAAGGAGA encodes:
- the Plekho2 gene encoding pleckstrin homology domain-containing family O member 2 is translated as MEEESKEGSEKPRGARTADKAGWIKKSSGGLLGLWKDRYLLLCQAQLLVYENEDEQKCVETVELGSYEKCQDLRTVLKRKHRFILLRSPGNKVSDIKFQAPSGEEKESWIKALNEGISRGKNKAFDEVKVDKTCALEHVTRNRVRGGQRRRPPTRIHLKEVASAASDGLSRLDLDVPDSGPPVFAPLSDISEDQPQEPPRALMPPVKPSPVPEASGAEDSKETTSAGERALTPDSASSEADPENQEDAETPAKEDSDFKRLPNSTLSEKLKVSWENPSPEEPPAPESAQLSPSETPEAAPRESKKPPAPPPKILSEKMKACMSGVDASGPSQSSEAPEAASPDPTQVSVNGVEDDPESAIQATGIPGPAPEDAAASPAPPRWDLPSQFHPRSSSLGDLLRDSPQHPRLPKEKLYRAQLEVKVASKQTEKLLNQVLGSEPPPVCAESLLSQAVEQLRQATQVLQEMRDLGELNQDTPGLVQKRKELVTLYRRSAP